One Bacteroidota bacterium genomic window, AGGCTTTTCGCCTTCCTTACGGAAGTCCTTGATCAGCTGGGCGGGAGCCTTGAAGTTTTCGGTAAAGAAAACGAGCGCCGAGGTCTCCTTCAGAGCCGGATAGATCTCGGAGTAGTCTACCTCCGATGCATCCAGTGCCTTTTTAATCAAGGTATTCTTGGCCACCTGCACCTGCAGGTTTGCAGCAAAAGCCTTTGCCCGAAACTCATTCGTCTTGGACACGCTGAAGCCACCCATGTCGATCACATAGAACGAGGGGTTCTGCTTGATCTTCTCGGTTAGCTCTTCTACAAATTTAAATTTCTCTTGCTTCGTCATGGCACTTATATTCCGGGGATGGTCGCTTTATCTACCTGTACACTAGGGCTCATGGATGTACTGAGGTAGATGGATTCGAAATAAGTAGACTTGGTTTGCTGAGGCTTCAGGCGCACTAGGGTTTGTATCAACTCCAGGGCGTTTTCGGTCAGCTGGTCGGCCGAGAAGCTCAGCTTGCCTATGCTGGCATGCACAATACCCGTCTTGTCTACACGGAAGTCAATTTTTCCGGCCTTCACCTCCTTCACGGCCTTGGCCACGTCCGGAGCCACCGTACCGCTCTTGGGGTTAGGCATCAGGCCCTTTGGGCCCAGTACTTTGCCCAGCCGTCCTATTTTGGGCATTACGTCGGGCGAGCAGATGATCACATCGATATCTGTCCAGCCCCCCTGTATCTTGTCCAGGTAGTCGTCCAGGCCCACATAGTCGGCACCGGCCTCCTTTGCAGCAGCCTGCTTATCCTCTGGGCACAGAGCCAACACACGCACCGTCTTACCCGTTCCGTGTGGCAGGCTGGCAGTACCCCGTACCATCTGGTTTGCCTGGCGTGGGTCTACCCCCAGCCTCACAGCAATGTCTACCGAAGGATCAAACTTGGTCAGATTGATTTTCTTCAGGATGCCCATGGCAGTCTGAACGCCATACACCTCTTCGGGGCTGTAGTGCTTCAGTGCCTCTTTATACTTTTTGGTCAGCTTCTTCATGAATGTACCTTCCCTTGATTAACTCGGATACTCAGTTTTGCTCCCAGGGTGCAGTGCCCTCTACTGTCAGGCCTATGCTACGCGCTGTGCCTGCCACCTGCTTCATTGCACTCTCTATGGTAAAACAGTTCAGATCGGGCAGCTTGATTTCAGCAATCTCTCTTACCTGCTCCCAGCTCACTTTACCCACCTTTTTCCGGTTACTCTCGGCAGAGCCGGTTTCGATATTGGCGGCTTTCTTCAGCAGAATGGCAGCGGGTGGAGTCTTGATAACAAAGTCATAGCTCTTATCGCTGTACACCGTGATCTGTACCGGCAGAATCTGGCCCTGCTTTTCTTGCGTACGTGCATTGAACGCCTTGCAGAAATCCATGATGTTTAGCCCCTTGGAGCCGAGTGCCGGGCCTACCGGAGGTGCAGGGGTAGCCTGGCCACCCTTGATCTGTAGTTTTATATAGGTTTCTACCTGCTTAGCCATGAGCTTTTATCTGATAATTGCGATTACGAAATGCGTTCTACTTGAAGATAGTTAAGCTCCAGCGGAGTATTGCGGCCGAAGATTTTTACCATCACCTTTAGTTTCTTCTTCTCATCATACACTTCCTCTACCACCCCGTCAAAGCCATTGAAGGGACCATCCATCACCTTCACCGGCTCGCCAATGGCAAAAGGGTTTTCCATCACCTCTTCCATGTCCTGCAGGTCATTCACCTGGCCCAGCATCTTCAGCACCTCGCCCTCGCGCATGGGTATGGGGGTTTGGCCCCGGTCGGTACCCAGAAAGCCTACCACACCTGGCACATCCCGTATTACCTGGATCACCTCGGGGTGGGGTACTGTTTCCACAAACACATAGCCGGGGTACAGGCTCTTCTCTCTGCTCTTCTTCTTGCCATTGCGCATCTCAAATACCTTTTCGGTAGGGATGAGTATTTGAATGATGGCATCCCCCAGGTGCAAGCGGTCTATCTCACTCTCGAGGTACTGCTTCACCTTCTTCTCCTGGCCGCTAATGCTGCGGATTACATACCAGTGTGGGGTGCTACTCATGACAGATATAGGAAGAAGCGAAATAGAAGAATATGTGCTGGCGGAAAGCGGGATCAGGCAAAGAGCTCGTATACAAACTGCAGACCATAGTTGAAGACCACATCCATGAGGGCAATGACAAGCGCAATAACAAGTGAGGCCACGAGCACCGTAACGGTATTGCTCTGCAGCTCCTCGGTCTTGGGCCAGCTCACCTTGTTCACCAGCTCGTCGTAGTAACCATTGAAGAAGGCTCTGATTTTATTCATGGGATGCGAATTCGATGATCGGAGGATGTAAGATTTTTTCTGCACGGGCGGCAGGACTTGAACCCGCAGCCTACGGTTTTGGAGACCGTCGCTCTACCAATTGAGCTACGCCCGTTCCTGAATCTTTGAAATACTATTCAACGATCTCGGTTACCTGACCGGCACCAATGGTACGGCCACCTTCGCGAATAGCGAAACGCAGACCTTTGTCCATGGCTACGGGATAGATCAGCTCTACGTCAATGCTTACGTTGTCGCCAGGCATAATCATCTCTACACCAGCGGGCAGAGAAATAACGCCTGTAACATCGGTAGTGCGGAAGAAGAACTGGGGACGATAGCCCGTAAAGAACGGCGTATGACGGCCACCCTCTTCTTTGCTCAGTACGTAGATCTCAGCCTTGAATTTGGTGTGGGGGGTAATGGAACCGGGTTTTACGATTACCATACCGCGCTTGATCTGCGACTTCTCTATACCACGCAGCAGGATACCGGCATTGTCTCCGGCCTCGCCACGGTCTAGCTGCTTTTTGAACATCTCTACACCGGTAACGGTAGAAGAAAGCTTGTCCTCTTGCAGGCCGATGATGTCTACTGCGTCGCCTACGTTGATTACACCACGCTCGATACGACCGGTTGCTACCGTGCCACGTCCCGTGATGGTCATTACGTCTTCTACAGAGAGGAGGAAGGGCTTATCCACGTCGCGCACAGGCTGCGGGATGTAGGAATCCACAGCATTCATCAGCTCCATGATTTTCTCTTCCCACTTGGCATCGCCGTTCAGGCCACCCAGGGCAGAGCCTTGGATAACGGGAATGTCGTCGCCGGGGAATTCGTAGCTGCTCAGCAGTTCGCGGATCTCCAGCTCTACTAGCTCCAGCAGCTCGGGATCATCTACCATGTCCACCTTGTTCATAAACACAACGATGGCAGGCACACCTACCTGGCGGGCCAGCAGGATGTGCTCGCGGGTTTGGGGCATCGGGCCGTCTGTAGCAGCCACTACCAGGATAGCACCGTCCATTTGGGCAGCACCTGTTACCATGTTCTTAACGTAGTCGGCGTGACCCGGACAGTCTACGTGCGCGTAGTGACGAGCTTCGGTTTCGTACTCTACGTGTGCGGTGTTAATGGTGATACCACGCTCTTTTTCTT contains:
- the rplJ gene encoding 50S ribosomal protein L10, whose translation is MTKQEKFKFVEELTEKIKQNPSFYVIDMGGFSVSKTNEFRAKAFAANLQVQVAKNTLIKKALDASEVDYSEIYPALKETSALVFFTENFKAPAQLIKDFRKEGEKPALKAAYVEETFFVGDAHLATLISLKNKNELIGDIVGMLQAPAKNVIGALKGQGSKIAGILKTLEEKGN
- the rplA gene encoding 50S ribosomal protein L1, producing MKKLTKKYKEALKHYSPEEVYGVQTAMGILKKINLTKFDPSVDIAVRLGVDPRQANQMVRGTASLPHGTGKTVRVLALCPEDKQAAAKEAGADYVGLDDYLDKIQGGWTDIDVIICSPDVMPKIGRLGKVLGPKGLMPNPKSGTVAPDVAKAVKEVKAGKIDFRVDKTGIVHASIGKLSFSADQLTENALELIQTLVRLKPQQTKSTYFESIYLSTSMSPSVQVDKATIPGI
- the rplK gene encoding 50S ribosomal protein L11 gives rise to the protein MAKQVETYIKLQIKGGQATPAPPVGPALGSKGLNIMDFCKAFNARTQEKQGQILPVQITVYSDKSYDFVIKTPPAAILLKKAANIETGSAESNRKKVGKVSWEQVREIAEIKLPDLNCFTIESAMKQVAGTARSIGLTVEGTAPWEQN
- the nusG gene encoding transcription termination/antitermination protein NusG, whose amino-acid sequence is MSSTPHWYVIRSISGQEKKVKQYLESEIDRLHLGDAIIQILIPTEKVFEMRNGKKKSREKSLYPGYVFVETVPHPEVIQVIRDVPGVVGFLGTDRGQTPIPMREGEVLKMLGQVNDLQDMEEVMENPFAIGEPVKVMDGPFNGFDGVVEEVYDEKKKLKVMVKIFGRNTPLELNYLQVERIS
- the secE gene encoding preprotein translocase subunit SecE codes for the protein MNKIRAFFNGYYDELVNKVSWPKTEELQSNTVTVLVASLVIALVIALMDVVFNYGLQFVYELFA
- the tuf gene encoding elongation factor Tu is translated as MAKETFNRSKPHVNVGTIGHVDHGKTTLTAAITAVLAKKGMSQARDFASIDAAPEEKERGITINTAHVEYETEARHYAHVDCPGHADYVKNMVTGAAQMDGAILVVAATDGPMPQTREHILLARQVGVPAIVVFMNKVDMVDDPELLELVELEIRELLSSYEFPGDDIPVIQGSALGGLNGDAKWEEKIMELMNAVDSYIPQPVRDVDKPFLLSVEDVMTITGRGTVATGRIERGVINVGDAVDIIGLQEDKLSSTVTGVEMFKKQLDRGEAGDNAGILLRGIEKSQIKRGMVIVKPGSITPHTKFKAEIYVLSKEEGGRHTPFFTGYRPQFFFRTTDVTGVISLPAGVEMIMPGDNVSIDVELIYPVAMDKGLRFAIREGGRTIGAGQVTEIVE